The Pagrus major chromosome 1, Pma_NU_1.0 genome includes the window AAACAAATCCTCACTTGTCCCTCAGGGTTTCCGTACAGTCGCCCTTCACACCCTGTGTTTCGACCTCAAACTTTTCCTCCCTCTGAAAGTTTGTATCATTAACAAGAGTCAGATAAATGACCTGTTGGCTTTAAAGATACAGTCTGGTTGTCTGCTGTCCTGGAATAgatcagtttttaatttaaagactAAATGTATTGAGTGTAAACGTGTGAACTGTTGTTGCTGAGTAGATATTACATCAAGACTCGTATTAACACAGTAATTATATCACCTTGGAAGGACTGCACTCTTGTAGATGACGTGTTTCAACAGGTTCATTATGTAAGCTGCAGTTTGAATTGATGACGATGTCTTCTGTCTCCTGCAGAGTTCATCGAAGGAGTCTCTCAGTTCAGCGTCAAAGGAGACAAAGAGCAGAAGCTGCGCTGTAAGTGTCCGACGTCCATCTCTGCTGCCTCCTTGTGATTCATGAGCTCAGAGTTTAAATATCATAGACACGTCAGTAAATGTTACCAGGTTACATCTTCAACTTTAAATTCAGTCAGAGGCATTTTCATAACTGTTAAACCTTTGAGAATCCACAAGGTGGCAGCACAGCCACTTCTATCAGTCAGACCTGTGGCTTAATAACCTCGTTGTGTTGAAACGGTGACTTCTCTGAGCTCATATTGTGTTTAAGTGAAGTCACATCTTATACAACTCAAACAATGTAGCTGTGAACATTTCAATATCAGGATTTTGCAGGATgtacacttaaaaaaacagtaattacACATTCCTCCATGTCTCCCGTTTGACCTCAGTTGCCTTCAGGATCTACGACATGGACAAAGACGGCTACATATCCAACGGCGAGCTCTTCCAGGTCCTCAAGATGATGGTGGGCAACAACCTGAAGGACACCCAGCTCCAACAGATCGTCGACAAGACCATCATCAACGCAGACAAAGACGGAGACGGCAGGATATCCTTCGAGGAGTTCTGTGCTGTGAGTGTTGATCATTGAGCTTCAGACTGAAAAACACACCTAAAGACagagcagaggtcagaggtcaaacctTAGTATAAAGAACGACTTAATTCATATGAATGGAAAAAACCCGAGCACAAACAATAGCACGCTAACATGCTGAGTGTTGTGTGTCGCCATGAAGTCAACAAAGTTTTACAATTCATCAGTGGTGGGGAAGTATCCAACTCCTTTACTTTAAAACTGGGccaatatttacatgtttatgattCATACTTCCCAAAAGTTTTACAATCAGTCCGGTAGATCTCCTCAGCTTGTAACTGACCATCAACGTTACGTCCAGTCAAAGTGTTTTTGTCCCTGAGGTTTTATTCTAATGGTGCGTTCAGACCAAACgtgaagaaaatattcacatccCGTTACTTAAAGTTTGATCGCAGGGTTATTAATTTGTATTCACGTTACTCAAGCGGCACCCAGCTCGGttaatttcacaataaataGTAACTGTGACCAGCGAGTAGACGTAGACTGAATAAATCTGTCTTACTTCATCggtatgaacccaaaacaaaaagatttctctgtgatctgatgCAATAAATGGAGTCCAGCCAACAACtattaaaatgcttgttccctgagCGGAGTTTGGATCAATCAGGGCTGTGCCGTGCTGGGACATATTTCTGTGACTTACCAGGTAGCCTAACTTCCTCGCTCACTTCCCTCCACGGCAGCTCTGGGTGTCTGCAACGACCACgattagtgattattatcctctgCTCCATTGTTGTTCTGAATGTCTGCACATCAGCGACGTTAACGTCATGACATCAGTGTGGATGTCAACGCAAAAATGTCGCTTTggttcaatattttcaactctCGCGAATTTGTTGTTTGTCATTTGCGCTGCCCGGAGCTAATAGATGTGAATTTGTGTCTATTTGTGCCTTTTcgttgactttgtatgtaatttaGACGTGTGAATAATTTGCCTCGTGTTTGGTCTGAACGCACAgcaagtgtctgacaacattacagaaacgaTTCCTGCAGATCagttgattaatcgactaattgatCATTTGTTGACACAGTATTTCCATCCGTAGAGCtgaaaacactgattattacaGCTTTGAACTTGTTGTGTTCCTCGTTAGTCATCCTCATGTCAAAGGCAGGTACTGATGTGTGACCTCACTTCCTGTCGTCTCCTGCAGGTCGTCGGTGGATTAGACATTCACAAAAAGATGGTGGTGGACGTCTGacaactttttttctctgttcctcCATTTACTGAAGATCTGCTTGAAGACGTCGTCCAGCGAAACGCTCTTATCTGTTTTCGACAGAAGTATTTTCTCCTCACccgtcctccccctcctcaccccacCTTCCCTCCCCCCCCGAGCCTTCTGAAGCCAAACTCTCACCACCTATCATCATCGATCAGGAACTCTCAGTGACTCGACGTCGCACTTTGAAAGCTGACGGACGGCTTTTTAACGCAGAGCGACGGTTTCAGTTTGGTGGAGGAAagctggagagtgtgtgtgttagtgtgtgtgtactgtatgttttactGGTTTTTCAAGGTATGTgggttttttatatttattttggtgtcattgttttttttttttgttttttttagtgttgAGAATCAAAGAAAGTCTATCTTAAAGATCTTTAGTGGACGCGTGCAGTTAGCGGTGATGTTACTTGATTtcagaacaacacaaacagcatgaAGTGCCAACGAGAATTTCTGACATGCAGGTGAATTACAGGTAAaatgtgtgtctttattttagAGATGTTATTGTATTATTGAATGCATTTATCTTACTGGAGTATTGCATTATTTACACTTAAAGAACAGCTTCATTTCAGTCGTGTTTGGCTCAGTTTTCTCAGACATTCAGGAGCACTGCATGTTTTTAAACGACGTTTCTCTGGCTCACGAGCATCACGTTCCGTTTTTCCCAACACTTTTCGTGTTATTCAGCGCCGGGTTAGAATAACAGCATACATGTCGACGTTAAAGATTGTTTGTAAGAAGGGTCGGATACTGAACTCTGCTTCTAAGTAGGACTAACTATGAATTAATCTCCTGTCAGAATTGaacagattaaaaatgtattaactgaCAATCAGAGAAGGGCACAAATGCAtcaaaattacaaatacttgcttatcaaatatctcaaaacaaaatataagagTACATCCTCTACAAACTAATATGACTAAATTTTGGCCATTTAGTTGAGCCAGATGTTGAATAGCGACAGACAGGAGCTTCACAATTAAAATGAGTCATTGTCGTGTCTTTTAACTGCTAATGTAGCCAAACATAAATCATCTCAGTAGTGGAAACGGTTTCTAATGAAAAAATGTTCAACACGTTATTAATGATTATCTGATAATTGATTGTAAAGCCGAGTATCGATTCAAGAAAAAGCTTAAAATTTGCGTCCTTTATATCAACTGATTCAATCAGCCGGTGCTAGAtttccataaataaataaataaataaataaaaagctgaacagGAGAACACATCTCACCTGAGGAAACATCAAATTATGTGGAAGATGAAGAGTGGACCCTGTCGGGGGCTGggtaacaaaaaatattttgtcattcAATACCTAAGGAGTTAATCTCATCTACATCAGTGAGCCAATGAGGATGCAGCATGCTCGTTATGTGAACATCTAATAGTGCTGCTGGTGATGTTCACTGAACTACCATCACTGCCGACGGTACTCAACCCAACTGTTGGACGGCCTGACAGCGTATGAAACAAATAGTACACGAATCTTGTTCCATTTCCTGCTGTAGTGACAACAACGCTGGTGTTTCTCGACCTTTGGATGAGTCAGACTTACGCTCCTTTTAGaaagttatttatatatttcagaTAGTCCAATAATGTGTGATATTCCTTCAGTCTCTACATTTTAGTCCAGGTGTCCAGTCCgagtaaagctgctgtcaggTCTTTGAACAGCTTCCTCATTTGAAGCAGTCGTATTTTGTacaaaattatgactttttacaactgaaatgacattttgGTTAAAGAGAGTAAAGACCAGGTAGCGTATCGATTCAAGTGTTAACGTACCCAACCCTATTTATAAGTCAGATATTGGAAATAACAACAACTCTGACGTGACGGTCGAGCTCCTGCTGTTGATGTCAGATATTAATCTGTTAATAAACTGCTTTACACTCACGTTGGTAGATTTACTGCAGAAATCTGTGGAAAGTTTGGGGCGAACGCCAAACAAACGCTGTCTCTGTGGACGAGTGTCAGAGCCTGAAATCAGCCATGAAACACTATATTCTCTGTACATTTCTCATCAGGATTCACGTGTTTGCTCGATCCTCCTCTGAGGCCGCCGCTCGTTTGAACAACATGCAGGACTCCGACGATGTTGGAAagacttttacatttacattttttaggttttaatAGTTCTGGACGTGTTTTTACACCTGTTAGATTTAGAAAGATAAAATAAGCTTCATCTGTAGAGGGTCCGGCAGGATGATTTGGTGAAcggactgtgtgtgtttgcagctccTCTGCTTTGGACGGTCACATCTTTAATCTCTCTCTGAGAAGAAGAAACGAAGCCgaggagaaaacaaactgcTGGGACTCCGCTGGACTGAACGGTTTAATTTAGTGACGCGCTGCAAAAGACTTTTCTACCTGAAACGGACGACTTGTGATGTGTTTGCATGACGTGTGAACtgatctcttcttcttctgcctgtTTTGCATGTAGATCAGGTTTTATTAAAGCTCTTTACAGCTTTATTAAAAggtcttttttcaaagtttaCCAGACTGGTCTCAACATTTAATGAAATGAGTGAAATGTCTTGCAAATGCAAACGATCGACTCTGTGCATGCAAGAGTTTGTGACAGTACAGCTGGTTCAGTTCGACCACACGCACTGAAAAGACTTCATTTTCTGTGAGGTAGAATATTTATGAATTTTTATAATACCATGAAATAATAAATGGCTGGTTTTTGGTGCATGTTTAATAGTTAGACTATAGCTACTTTCAATAGAACTTTAACCCTTAATCGACATTGTTTATTTATCTGTAATAGGTTCATATTTTAAACGTGTTATTATCAGATCATGTGTTTCACGGTGAGGATATTTAATCTTAACAtcatttttcttgtatttcaaTAATTTTTGCATTTGAGAGTTTTGGCTCATTTCATAAAATTCAGTGAGAccgtgttgtgtttacatgttaataatggtgataaataaataaataaaaacatttcaagcacGTAGATGTTGCCAATTAAAGGTTTTAAACATGGAAACGACTGTAATCATAAAGGTTTTTAAGTCGCCCGCCACTCGCTCTGTATTTGGtttctttccccctctttttttctttgggtCGATAATGTTTCGTTTTGAACAGTTGGTGTCGAAGCTTCCCGCTGCTTTAGCTGAAGTGTTTTAATGTTGGTTTAAAGGGACGTTTGTGATGGATTCAGTCTTAGATTTTTACTCCTGTTTTCATCTCTGCTGCATCACTGAAACTTCATACACGCAAAAACGAGAAATAAACTGTTTGAAGGTTGTTAGACGCTGTGAGCTTCtcatttcttcatgtttgagGGTCGTTATTTATCGTGTTGTTGCACTGTGTCACTACAAACCATGTTCGGTACGGTGAGTTTGAAAGCACTGAGGTCGTCATGATTCCTGTCTGGTTgttgacatttaaagaaatgttttaaaacggGTCAAAGTTTCTAATTTCTaagtatttaatgttttaagtACTGACCTGTTGGATTCTTACAGAGTTTAGATATTTTATAACAGTCCAGAAGAATCTGACAGTAAAAGATTTGAGACgtgtttttttgctgtgatgaaaacacaagaaataaatattcatattcattcatACCTGTAAGTCAAACCTGAGTTTACCCCTCCTGAAAAAAGTTTGGTCAAATTAAGTAAAGATATTATGTAacaatattactttggtaaaagtgaaagtcgaCCTTAAAAatagtgcttgagtaaaagttttaaaatatctgatattaaatcaAAAGTACGAATAAAAgcaaattatatttatatttacatgttggTATAAACTGCAGGTCGACTGATTATTGGCCGTATCCGATAATCATCTGtatctgagtgtgttttttatttgataattgataaaataagttaatttaagAATGTTCTACTTTAAACTGTAACTAGTAGGTCTAACtaaagttttcaaataaatagaGAGTCAAAAGTACAATACGTGcctcaaacaatgtagtgaAGTGAAAGTCGGACAGATAAATTACACATTCACATCGGTTATCGgcagataaataaattaaagctgatAATACAAAGCCACATTGGTTTTGTTGATTTAACGATCGCAGCTTCTACACACAGTAGGTGGCGGTGTGCACCTTTACAGGTGTTTTGTgagcagccaataaaaacagaacaacaacaacaacaaacacactgttgtcGACTCATGATGCTGAACTGCTGCACCTGCGTAGACCTCACAATGTAGACATGAGCCACACGTTtttaacaacaaacacaacacaagggAAAAAGTCTTGACCAATATAAGATCAGAGGGGCCATAAGACAAACTGTGACACACAGATCCCCCGATTCAACA containing:
- the LOC141017906 gene encoding calcineurin subunit B type 1-like, whose amino-acid sequence is MGNEASYALDMCSHFDADEIKRLGKRFKKLDLDNSGSLSVEEFMSLPELQQNPLVQRVIDIFDTDGNGEVDFKEFIEGVSQFSVKGDKEQKLRFAFRIYDMDKDGYISNGELFQVLKMMVGNNLKDTQLQQIVDKTIINADKDGDGRISFEEFCAVVGGLDIHKKMVVDV